In one Trichosurus vulpecula isolate mTriVul1 chromosome 8, mTriVul1.pri, whole genome shotgun sequence genomic region, the following are encoded:
- the LOC118828636 gene encoding 40S ribosomal protein SA-like, producing the protein MSGALDVLQMKEEDVLKFLAAGTHLGGTNLDFQMEQYIYKRKSDGTYIINLKRTWEKLLLAARAIVAIENPADVSVISSRNTGQRAVLKFAAATGATPIAGRFTPGTFTNQIQAAFREPRLLVVTDPRADYQPLTEASYVNLPTIALCNTDSPLRYVDIAIPCNSKGAHSVGLMWWMLAREVLRMRGTISREHPWEVMPDLYFYRDPEEIEKEEQAAAEKAVTNEEFQGEWTAPAPEFTATQPEVADWSEGVQVQSVPIQQFPTEDWSAQPATEDWSVAPTAQATEWVGTTTEWS; encoded by the coding sequence ATGTCCGGAGCCCTGGATGTCTTgcagatgaaggaggaggatgtCCTCAAATTTCTTGCTGCAGGAACCCATTTGGGTGGCACCAATTTGGACTTCCAGATGGAACAGTATATCTACAAAAGGAAGAGTGACGGTACCTACATCATTAACTTGAAGAGAACTTGGGAAAAGCTTTTGCTGGCAGCTCGTGCTATTGTTGCCATTGAAAACCCAGCCGATGTTAGTGTCATCTCATCCAGGAACACTGGCCAGCGAGCTGTTCTGAAATTTGCTGCTGCCACTGGCGCTACACCTATTGCTGGACGTTTCACACCGGGCACCTTCACTAACCAGATTCAGGCAGCTTTCAGGGAGCCTCGCCTCTTGGTGGTCACTGATCCTCGGGCAGATTACCAGCCTCTGACTGAAGCATCGTATGTTAACCTCCCAACCATTGCACTGTGCAACACAGACTCTCCACTTCGCTATGTGGATATTGCCATTCCATGTAACAGCAAGGGGGCTCACTCAGTGGGTCTGATGTGGTGGATGCTGGCCCGTGAAGTCCTGCGTATGCGTGGTACCATCTCTCGTGAACACCCGTGGGAGGTTATGCCTGATCTTTACTTCTACAGGGATCCAGAGGAGATTGAAAAGGAAGAGCAGGCCGCAGCTGAGAAGGCAGTGACAAACGAAGAGTTTCAGGGTGAATGGACCGCACCTGCCCCAGAATTCACTGCTACTCAGCCGGAGGTGGCGGATTGGTCTGAGGGAGTACAGGTGCAATCTGTGCCCATTCAACAGTTCCCCACCGAAGATTGGAGTGCTCAGCCGGCTACTGAGGACTGGTCTGTGGCTCCTACTGCTCAGGCCACTGAATGGGTAGGAACTACCACAGAGTGGTCTTAA